From a region of the Agrobacterium tumefaciens genome:
- a CDS encoding UDP-N-acetylmuramate--L-alanine ligase has translation MKMPKAIGLVHFIGIGGIGMSGIAEVLHNLGHRVQGSDQADSANVQRLRDKGIEVFVGHRAENLGDAEVVVVSTAIKKNNPELIAAREKHLPIVRRAEMLAELMRFRNAIAIGGTHGKTTTTSMVATLLEAGNLDPTVINGGIINAYGTNARMGAGEWMVVEADESDGTFLKLPADVAVVTNIDPEHLDHYGNFDAVRAAFRQFVENVPFYGFGVMCLDHPEVQALVGRIEDRKVITYGENPQADVRFSNVRIDGIRSVFDVEIRRRRTGKVFTFKDLVLPMPGRHNVSNATAAIAVANRLGISEADIKKGLSSFGGVKRRFTLTGEANGVQVFDDYGHHPVEIKAVLKAAREACKGRIVAVHQPHRYSRLASLFDDFAHCFNDADTILLAPVYAAGEDPIEGANSETLVSAIKAAGHRDARFLENREDLASVVAGIANPGDFVVLLGAGNITQWAAALPSELKSISGKSA, from the coding sequence ATGAAGATGCCGAAAGCCATAGGCCTTGTCCATTTTATCGGGATAGGCGGGATCGGCATGAGCGGCATTGCCGAAGTGCTTCACAATCTCGGTCACCGCGTTCAGGGTTCGGATCAGGCCGACAGTGCCAATGTGCAGCGTTTGCGTGACAAGGGTATCGAGGTTTTCGTTGGTCATCGGGCTGAAAACCTCGGGGATGCCGAAGTCGTTGTCGTGTCCACCGCGATCAAGAAGAACAATCCCGAACTCATCGCCGCACGTGAAAAGCACCTGCCGATCGTTCGTCGTGCCGAGATGCTGGCTGAACTGATGCGTTTCCGTAACGCCATCGCCATTGGTGGCACCCACGGCAAGACCACCACGACGTCTATGGTCGCCACACTTCTCGAAGCCGGCAATCTCGATCCGACCGTCATCAACGGCGGTATCATCAATGCCTACGGCACCAATGCCCGCATGGGTGCGGGCGAATGGATGGTTGTCGAAGCCGACGAGTCTGATGGTACCTTCCTGAAGTTGCCCGCCGACGTTGCTGTCGTCACCAATATTGATCCGGAGCATCTGGACCACTACGGCAATTTTGATGCCGTGCGCGCCGCGTTCCGCCAGTTCGTGGAAAATGTGCCGTTCTACGGTTTTGGTGTCATGTGCCTAGACCATCCCGAAGTGCAGGCGCTGGTCGGCAGGATCGAAGACCGCAAGGTCATCACCTATGGTGAAAATCCGCAGGCTGATGTGCGTTTCTCCAACGTGCGCATTGATGGAATTCGTTCGGTCTTTGACGTGGAAATCCGTCGTCGTCGCACGGGCAAGGTCTTTACCTTCAAGGATCTCGTCCTGCCGATGCCAGGCCGTCACAATGTCTCGAATGCCACGGCAGCGATTGCCGTCGCCAATCGTCTCGGCATTTCCGAAGCGGATATCAAGAAGGGGCTTTCCTCTTTCGGTGGCGTCAAGCGGCGCTTTACACTGACGGGCGAAGCAAACGGCGTTCAGGTCTTCGACGATTACGGTCACCATCCGGTTGAGATCAAGGCCGTGCTGAAGGCTGCGCGTGAGGCTTGCAAGGGCCGTATCGTCGCGGTGCATCAGCCGCACCGTTACAGCCGTCTGGCGAGCCTTTTCGACGATTTCGCCCATTGTTTTAACGATGCCGACACGATTCTCCTTGCTCCGGTCTATGCGGCGGGCGAAGATCCAATCGAAGGCGCGAACTCGGAAACACTGGTTTCGGCGATCAAGGCGGCGGGCCATCGTGACGCCCGTTTCCTCGAAAACCGCGAAGACCTTGCTTCGGTGGTCGCAGGCATTGCGAATCCGGGTGATTTCGTGGTTCTCTTGGGGGCTGGGAACATTACCCAGTGGGCGGCCGCGCTGCCTTCGGAATTGAAGAGCATATCAGGAAAGTCTGCATGA
- the murG gene encoding undecaprenyldiphospho-muramoylpentapeptide beta-N-acetylglucosaminyltransferase, translated as MSKGIVLLAAGGTGGHVFPAEALAHTLKARGYSVHLVTDSRAERYAGKFPADEIHVVPSATLGSKNPVSVARSLWKLWVGLRSARKLVAKLKPVAVVGFGGYPTVPPLLASTGLGVPSIIHEQNAVMGRANKALAGRVKAIAGGFLPTASGQYAEKTIATGNPVRPAVLHASEIPYTPSQQGEPFNLVVFGGSQGAQFFSGAVPAAICLMSDAQRSRLTVTQQARPEDKDSVIASYKKLGVKADVSPFFGDMAARIGDADLVISRSGASTVSELSVIGRPSILVPYPHALDHDQAANAAALSAAGGARVIKQAELSPQKLSGLLVSALAEPERLAETAAAARATGKPNAADALADLVEAVANGQSVQEFKSKVEGVGA; from the coding sequence ATGAGCAAGGGTATTGTTCTACTTGCCGCCGGGGGAACCGGCGGCCATGTTTTTCCAGCCGAGGCTTTGGCGCACACGCTCAAAGCACGCGGTTATTCTGTGCATCTGGTGACGGACAGTCGCGCCGAGCGTTACGCAGGCAAATTTCCCGCCGATGAAATTCATGTCGTTCCATCTGCAACGCTCGGATCGAAAAATCCGGTTTCGGTGGCGCGTTCATTGTGGAAGCTTTGGGTCGGCCTTCGTTCGGCGAGAAAGCTGGTCGCGAAACTGAAGCCTGTTGCTGTTGTCGGTTTTGGCGGCTATCCAACTGTGCCACCGCTGCTTGCGTCGACGGGCCTGGGTGTTCCCTCGATCATCCACGAGCAGAACGCTGTTATGGGACGCGCCAACAAGGCGCTGGCGGGACGCGTGAAGGCGATTGCGGGCGGGTTCCTTCCGACCGCGAGTGGCCAATACGCCGAAAAGACCATTGCAACCGGCAACCCGGTGCGCCCTGCCGTCCTGCACGCTTCGGAAATTCCCTACACGCCTTCGCAACAGGGCGAGCCGTTCAATCTTGTCGTGTTTGGCGGCAGCCAGGGGGCACAGTTCTTCTCGGGCGCCGTTCCGGCGGCAATCTGCCTGATGAGCGATGCACAACGCTCTCGCCTTACCGTCACGCAGCAGGCCCGTCCGGAAGACAAGGACAGCGTTATCGCGTCCTACAAGAAACTTGGCGTCAAAGCTGATGTGTCACCGTTCTTTGGCGATATGGCGGCTCGCATTGGCGATGCTGATCTTGTTATCAGCCGGTCCGGCGCGTCGACCGTTTCGGAACTCTCCGTGATTGGGCGCCCGTCCATTCTCGTGCCTTATCCGCACGCCCTCGATCACGATCAGGCTGCCAATGCGGCAGCGCTTTCGGCTGCGGGTGGTGCGAGGGTCATCAAGCAGGCGGAATTGTCGCCACAGAAGCTTTCCGGTCTTCTGGTATCGGCGCTTGCAGAGCCCGAGCGACTTGCCGAGACGGCGGCAGCAGCCAGGGCGACGGGTAAACCGAATGCGGCGGATGCGCTTGCCGATCTGGTTGAGGCAGTCGCCAACGGTCAGTCCGTACAGGAATTCAAATCGAAAGTTGAAGGAGTTGGGGCATGA